Genomic segment of Halarchaeum grantii:
TCTCGCCACTGCCAGTAGTAGTAGCGGTTGTCGTTAATCTCCTTGATGGTAAGCGTCGCTCGCGTCGGAACGTCGTCCGGGAGCTCTTCGGGGCGGTCCGCTACTTCGTCTTGGTCGTCCTCTGCAAGCCGAGCCTCTCGCTCACGGTACTCGGCAAGCGCGTCAGCATAGCGCTCAACCGCTCGGAGTTCCTCCGCCGAACAGCCCTCCAGTGATTCGACGAGGTCACTCGAGAGTTCCTGTGGTGGTGTCGGTGGTGAATCGGACATCGTATGGGGCGCCTTAACCAACTGACACGGAGATTGCTTAGGTGTGTTGGTTAAGGCCCTGGAACAGCCATCAAACCACGAACAGACATCTTCCAGAGCCGGCTTAGGTCGCGGTTTGTACCTGTCTTCTTGTTAGCTGTTACACTCTGATGCCGTATGTCGGATCTTGTCGTTAAGGCTGCGGTGAAGGATGCACTGGCAGAGAAGAACGTCGCCGGTGATTTCTACGCGGCGCTGGACGAGGAAGTCGAAGAGCTCCTGGAGGAAGCAGCGGCACGCGCTGAGTCGAATGGGCGTAAGACCGTCCAGCCGCGCGACCTCTAGACAGGGTCTCGACACTCTTTTCACTTGACGCTCGCCCGCTAGTTGGGCGTTCTCCCTATATTAACCAACAGCGACCTGGTTTTCACGTTCTCTCGTTGGTTAACTCTCCTACCGGGGAGTTTCGGGAAGGCAGCTATCTGGCCGCGGGACACGTCCGTATCGGATTTACGTTAGTGCCCCAGCGCGAGAGCGGCGCCGGCGTGTCAACCAAGTACTTTGGAACGGTCGCCGGCAAGGACGGCTTCAAAATCGTAGACACCCCGTTTGCAAAGTGAGATTGACAGCGGACTTCCACAAGAAGGGGAGGCCCCGTTTGCAAAGTGAGATTGACAGCGGACTTCCACAAGAAGGGGAGGCCCCGTTTG
This window contains:
- a CDS encoding DUF1931 family protein, yielding MSDLVVKAAVKDALAEKNVAGDFYAALDEEVEELLEEAAARAESNGRKTVQPRDL